The following coding sequences lie in one Phaeodactylum tricornutum CCAP 1055/1 chromosome 12, whole genome shotgun sequence genomic window:
- a CDS encoding proly 4-hydroxylase (Catalyses the posttranslational formation of 4- hydroxyproline in -xaa-pro-gly-sequences in collagens and other proteins): protein MSRAVTLETLSLVPLVLSVEGFLSDDECTYIQETAEPHMEYSEVTLMDKDQGRPASDFRTSQSAFIRAHDDAILTDIDYRTASLVRIPRRHQEDVQVLRYDVTEKYDSHADYFDPALYTKDKRTLALIRNGHRNRMATVFWYLSDVEKGGETVFPRFNGAQETSMKDCKTGLKVKPEKGKVIIFYSMTPDGALDEYSLHGACPVQKGTKWAANKWVWNEPMQFVPS, encoded by the coding sequence ATGAGCCGTGCTGTCACTTTAGAAACCCTATCACTTGTGCCGCTCGTCTTGTCCGTCGAAGGATTTCTTTCGGATGATGAGTGCACCTACATTCAGGAAACTGCCGAGCCTCACATGGAGTATTCCGAGGTCACACTCATGGACAAAGACCAAGGTCGACCGGCATCAGATTTTCGGACTTCCCAAAGTGCTTTCATTCGAGCCCACGATGACGCAATACTTACGGATATTGATTACCGGACTGCGAGTCTCGTTCGTATACCACGTAGACACCAGGAAGATGTACAGGTCCTGCGCTACGATGTAACCGAGAAATACGATTCGCACGCTGATTATTTTGATCCAGCGCTCTACACGAAAGACAAGCGAACATTAGCGCTCATTAGAAACGGGCATCGTAACCGCATGGCAACCGTGTTCTGGTACTTGAGTGATGTAGAAAAAGGAGGCGAAACGGTCTTTCCTCGCTTCAATGGGGCACAAGAGACAAGCATGAAAGATTGTAAAACTGGGCTCAAGGTCAAACCAGAAAAAGGTAAAGTCATCATATTTTACAGCATGACACCCGATGGTGCATTAGATGAATACAGCTTGCACGGTGCTTGCCCTGTCCAAAAAGGCACCAAGTGGGCGGCTAACAAATGGGTCTGGAATGAGCCAATGCAATTCGTTCCTTCGTAG
- a CDS encoding predicted protein — protein sequence MSEAEAVAVIAAVGTTMEETIESNLNILEAMPLNPDNKVTSKPHIPSVSASAVLGESSSMPKDAEICKGHDFESVPTHSELDAVMESFLTTGFQATNIGLAVEQIRLMRKWRLSDTLWKDGDDPALKPDVVREKIRARIFLAYTSNQISCGQREVIKFLIKNKMVDLVVTTAGGIEEDIIKCFQPTYMGDFKLSGRELRRKGINRIGNLLVPNKNYCEFEDWMSPIIEAMHDEQDAMAFCWTPSKIIRRLGEEIDNPDSVLYWAAKHNIPVFCPALTDGSIGDMLYFHSYKRPGFLLDINEDIRVINDLAVRSHCTGQVILGGGLVKHHTCNANLMRNGADYSVYVNTGHEFDGSDSGASPDEAISWGKIRITAKPVKVLCDASIAFPLIVSQTFAKDIDRWREETKECVCWAEDLVHLS from the exons ATGTCGGAGGCCGAAGCAGTGGCAGTGATTGCCGCTGTTGGTACCACTATGGAAGAAACGATTGAGTCAAACTTAAACATCCTGGAAGCCATGCCGCTAAACCCCGACAACAAGGTCACATCCAAACCACACATCCCTTCCGTGTCGGCTTCCGCTGTTTTGGGAGAAAGTTCGTCCATGCCTAAGGATGCTGAAATATGCAAGGGCCACGATTTCGAGAGTGTGCCGACACACTCGGAGCTTGACGCTGTCatggagtcatttcttacCACAGGTTTTCAGGCTACGAATATTGGTTTGGCTGTTGAACAAATCCGCTTAATGCGGAAATGGCGCCTTTCTGATACGCTATGGAAAGATGGGGATGACCCTGCTTTGAAACCGGATGTCGTACGCGAAAAAATACGTGCCCGGATCTTTCTGGCTTACACCAGCAACCAGATATCTTGCGGACAACGTGAAGTCATCAAGTTCTTGATCAAGAACAAAATGGTGGACCTTGTAGTGACTACCGCAGGTGGTATTGAAGAGGATATTATAAAATGTTTCCAACCTACTTACATGGGGGACTTCAAACTTTCTGGGCGTGAACTTCGAAGGAAAGGTATAAACCGAATCGGCAATCTGCTGGTGCCAAACAAAAACTATTGTGAATTCGAGGATTGGATGTCTCCCATCATCGAGGCTATGCACGACGAACAAGATGCAATGGCC TTTTGTTGGACACCGAGCAAAATTATCCGTCGCTTAGGTGAGGAAATCGACAATCCTGACTCTGTTTTGTATTGGGCAGCAAAACACAATATTCCTGTATTTTGTCCTGCTTTGACAGATGGAAGTATTGGTGACATGCTTTATTTCCACTCTTACAAACGCCCTGGGTTCCTTTTGGACATTAACGAGGATATTCGGGTTATCAACGACTTGGCAGTTCGTAGTCACTGTACAGGTCAGGTTATTCTTGGAGGGGGGCTCGTTAAACATCACACATGCAACGCAAATTTGATGAGGAACGGTGCCGACTATTCTGTATATGTCAATACCGGGCACGAATTTGATGGTAGTGATAGTGGGGCATCTCCTGACGAGGCTATTTCTTGGGGAAAGATTCGAATCACTGCAAAGCCCGTCAAAG TTCTGTGTGACGCCTCCATTGCGTTTCCGCTCATTGTCAGTCAAACGTTCGCTAAAGATATCGACCGGTGGAGAGAAGAAACAAAGGAATGCGTTTGCTGGGCGGAGGATTTGGTACATCTTTCTTGA
- a CDS encoding predicted protein: MMFVLSFYWTAQVGKNILHVTVSGVVGTWWFAPEDASSFCSPAINDSLLRATTYSLGSICLGSLLTALLQFACQLTREARRHTRCNAILRCVLECLVDFLERLVAYFNQWAYVYVGLYGYDYLTAGRRTMSLFMERGWTIIINDNLVLRVLGLMSVLMGFLTGCFGLIIASIKSSWLEDFGNSAASVAFCIPFLIGAAVAYALMSVVASAIDTVLVAFAEGPLDFERNHPGLYTQMITAWRQVYPEEFGM; this comes from the coding sequence ATGATGTTCGTGCTATCATTCTACTGGACGGCGCAAGTTGGCAAGAATATTCTCCATGTCACTGTATCGGGTGTTGTTGGTACTTGGTGGTTTGCTCCTGAGGATGCTAGTAGCTTTTGCTCCCCTGCAATCAACGATTCACTGTTGCGAGCTACAACTTATTCTCTTGGAAGTATTTGTTTAGGTAGCCTCTTGACGGCATTACTGCAATTTGCTTGTCAATTGACGAGAGAAGCCAGACGTCACACGCGATGCAACGCAATACTCCGTTGTGTTCTTGAGTGTCTCGTGGATTTTCTCGAACGGCTTGTGGCATACTTTAACCAGTGGGCTTACGTGTACGTCGGTCTCTACGGGTACGACTACTTAACAGCGGGTCGCAGGACGATGTCTCTCTTTATGGAACGAGGATGGACAATCATCATCAACGATAATCTTGTCCTCAGAGTACTTGGTTTAATGAGCGTGTTGATGGGTTTCCTCACGGGATGTTTCGGACTCATCATAGCTTCGATCAAGTCCTCTTGGCTAGAGGATTTTGGAAACTCTGCAGCCTCCGTCGCCTTTTGCATTCCGTTTCTTATCGGAGCCGCGGTGGCGTATGCTTTGATGAGTGTGGTCGCCTCCGCCATCGATACGGTTCTTGTTGCTTTCGCGGAAGGTCCTTTAGATTTTGAAAGGAACCATCCTGGTCTATATACACAAATGATTACTGCATGGCGTCAAGTCTACCCCGAAGAATTTGGAATGTAG
- a CDS encoding predicted protein, translating into KSKLSFGVVCSSNINRSMEAHVVLGNAGLQVESYGTGTQVRLPGRTAMEPRIFKFGTPYEEMYQQMSSTAEDAAYFERNGVLQLCSRGAAVKRAPERWQDISSEDAAKHDVVIAFEERIFDAVIEDLQLREPTEDFRPIHVVCLDTKDNPHEAARQGTVALRLCWQLEQCKE; encoded by the exons AAAAGCAAGCTCTCGTTTGGCGTCGTTTGTTCCTCAAACATCAATCGTTCGATGGAGGCCCATGTGGTATTAGGAAACGCAG GGTTGCAAGTGGAGAGCTATGGAACAGGAACTCAAGTAAG ATTGCCAGGTCGAACGGCTATGGAGCCTCGAATATTCAAGTTCGGTACTCCGTACGAAGAAATGTATCAACAAATGTCTTCAACGGCAGAAGACGCCGCGTACTTTGAGCGGAATGGGGTGCTCCAATTGTGCAGTCGTGGCGCAGCCGTCAAACGAGCCCCAGAACGATGGCAGGACATATCCAGTGAAGATGCCGCTAAGCACGATGTTGTAATTGCCTTTGAAGAACGTATTTTTGATGCTGTCATTGAGGACCTGCAGTTGAGAGAACCAACCGAAGACTTTCGGCCGATTCATGTAGTTTGCCTCGATACAAAGGACAATCCGCACGAAGCTGCGCGACAAGGAACAGTCGCTCTCAGACTATGCTGGCAATTAGAGCAATGCAAAGAA
- a CDS encoding predicted protein yields SGEVASMGKVLTVAYKGRLLSNGKQFDEGKGFSFRLGEGRVIPGWEKGLEGMKVGGQRVLRIPPSLAYADRGARDVIPPGAHLEFDCEL; encoded by the exons AGTGGCGAAGTCGCTAGCATGGGAAAAGTTTTGACGGTTGCGTATAAAGGACGGCTCCTGtccaatggaaaacaatttgATGAAGGCAAGGGATTTTCGTTTCGACTTGGTGAAGGAAGAGTCATACCTGGATGGGAGAAGGGCCTTGAG GGCATGAAAGTTGGCGGGCAACGTGTTTTGCGCATTCCCCCAAGTTTGGCGTATGCCGATCGAGGTGCCAGGGATGTTATCCCGCCTGGTGCTCACTTGGAGTTTGACTGCGAACTG
- a CDS encoding predicted protein, producing the protein MSSIPIVQGTAVEHNGSKYGQAPPPPSYASNVGEDQQYFNYSATEEATPERRQNPPKQYQDVAWALLFVAHLIAMLVVISMGLTGSNQNAYGGGYGGTIFVVVGVTGLSSLIFSSLALSQMMKHTEILVQVALIFSVLCSLAIGIVGFMIGSIMTGVIGLIAFAFGCCYAKIVWPRIPFAATNLVTALSAVRANLGLAIAAYGMTALAFVWSFFWFTGLADAFAGSNLGIIFLLFLSFYWVHQVLQNTMHVITAGVIGTWWFVPSEASTFWSKALTDSFFRATTFSFGSICFGSFIVAVVQALRALEYYARDQNDFQFLVCIIQCILGCIESVLEYFNKWAYVYVGLYGFSYLDAGRNVVQLFQNKGWTAVISDDLCDNVLFMVSIAIGLASGLIGLIIGFTDSGMFVANGYDHAGGPAFLIGFLVGYLFASVLLSIVSSAVNTVIVCYAEAPAEFQMNHPKLSSDMRAAYSQAFPDIPL; encoded by the exons ATGAGTAGTATTCCTATTGTTCAAGGCACCGCCGTAGAGCATAACGGGTCGAAGTATGGGCAAGCGCCTCCACCACCTTCGTACGCGAGCAACGTTGGAGAGGATCAGCAGTACTTCAACTATTCTgcgacggaagaagcgacgCCGGAACGACGTCAGAATCCGCCCAAGCAGTACCAGGATGTGGCTTGGGCCCTTCTTTTCGTAGCGCACTTAATCGCTATGCTAGTGGTGATTTCTATGGGTCTCACTGGAAGTAATCAGAATGCGTATGGAGGGGGATACGGAGGGACAATCTTTGTCGTGGTGGGTGTCACTGGACTCTCCTCCTTGATTTTTTCATCACTCGCGCTATCACAAATGATGAAGCACACGGAGATTCTCGTTCAAGTCGCTTTGATCTTTTCCGTTCTTTGTAGTCTAGCGATCGGGATTGTGGGTTTCATGATTGGTAGTATCATGACTGGAGTAATTGGTCTGATTGCCTTTGCCTTTGGCTGCTGCTACGCCAAAATTGTCTGGCCACGGATTCCTTTTGCAGCTACGAATCTAGTGACGGCTTTGTCGGCGGTACGAGCTAATCTTGGGCTTGCGATAGCCGCCTACGGGATGACGGCACTGGCCTTTGTTTGGTCATTTTTCTGGTTCACTGGTCTCGCGGACGCTTTTGCCGGGAGCAATTTGGGCATtatctttttgctttttctgAGCTTCTACTGGGTCCATCAAGTACTTCAAAATACTATGCATGTGATAACTGCAGGTGTCATCGGTACCTGGTGGTTTGTTCCGAGCGAAGCTAGTACGTTCTGGAGTAAGGCGCTGACCGATAGCTTCTTTCGCGCTACCACATTCTCTTTCGGATCGATCTGCTTCGGAAGCTTTATTGTCGCAGTTGTACAGGCGCTCAGAGCTCTGGAGTACTACGCTAGAGATCAAAACGACTTCCAGTTCCTCGTATGTATTATCCAGTGCATTCTGGGATGTATTGAAAGTGTTCTGGAGTACTTCA acAAATGGGCATATGTTTATGTAGGATTGTATGGATTTAGCTACCTGGACGCGGGTCGTAATGTGGTCCAGCTCTTTCAAAATAAAGGCTGGACTGCAGTCATATCCGACGACCTTTGCGACAATGTTCTCTTCATGGTGTCTATCGCAATTGGACTGGCTTCCGGACTGATTGGTTTGATAATCGGCTTTACGGACTCTGGTATGTTCGTTGCTAATGGATACGACCATGCTGGAGGACCGGCATTCTTGATTGGTTTCCTGGTTGGCTATTTATTTGCCTCTGTCTTACTCAGTATTGTCAGCTCTGCTGTTAATACTGTCATCGTGTGTTACGCGGAAGCACCAGCGGAGTTTCAGATGAATCATCCTAAGCTAAGCTCGGATATGCGAGCGGCTTATTCGCAAGCGTTTCCTGATATTCCGCTTTAG
- a CDS encoding predicted protein, whose product MAHLLTNPPNVNKDTFALEPSDHSLGSSVSDRSYNEWRYGEEASLYSIAEDSREDGPSELVSDATRSRTKRTTIAQPSSAAEIHVIDEASPVTPDDKGENMFKMPKIHSDRLPNSKEGKDNDEYGRCPNLRRFRVSIAALCIVLFAVVLAISLTVPNDDASPSQVKSNLQDADAQGPPTASPVTVPVASPTTVPPSRDWESVITSEARTRVLAAVSACTDESLLLDPSTVQGAALAQLTDEVSGDANVDDNSTGIDFSPNHSEEKLLEKFVLFVFFMLTDGESWFMQEGWGTESDVCMWTGILCGDSQEGACEISGISMSKYE is encoded by the coding sequence ATGGCGCACTTGTTAACGAACCCTCCCAACGTGAACAAGGATACATTCGCTCTCGAGCCCTCGGATCATTCGTTGGGAAGCTCGGTCAGCGATCGCTCCTACAACGAGTGGAGGTACGGGGAAGAGGCGAGCTTGTATTCCATTGCGGAAGATTCACGGGAAGACGGCCCGTCAGAATTGGTGTCGGATGCAACACGATCACGGACAAAGCGAACCACTATCGCCCAGCCTTCATCGGCAGCAGAAATTCATGTGATAGACGAGGCGTCGCCCGTTACACCCGACGACAAGGGCGAAAATATGTTCAAGATGCCTAAGATTCACTCGGATAGGCTGCCGAATAGTAAAGAGGGAAAAGATAATGACGAATATGGTCGCTGTCCGAATTTGCGTCGTTTCAGGGTTTCCATTGCTGCTTTGTGCATTGTCCTATTTGCGGTGGTTCTTGCGATTTCGCTGACTGTCCCGAATGACGACGCATCACCAAGTCAAGTTAAAAGCAATCTGCAAGACGCTGACGCTCAGGGGCCTCCTACAGCCTCACCTGTGACCGTACCCGTCGCGTCGCCAACTACGGTGCCTCCATCCAGGGATTGGGAAAGCGTCATTACCTCTGAAGCTCGCACCAGAGTTCTAGCTGCAGTGTCAGCATGCACCGATGAATCGCTCCTGTTAGATCCTTCGACGGTACAAGGTGCGGCGCTCGCTCAACTAACCGACGAAGTATCGGGGGATGCGAATGTGGACGACAACAGCACTGGCATTGATTTCTCACCAAATCACAGCGAAGAAAAATTGTTGGAAAAATTCGTTTTGTTTGTGTTCTTTATGTTGACCGACGGTGAGAGTTGGTTTATGCAAGAAGGCTGGGGGACCGAAAGCGATGTCTGCATGTGGACAGGTATTCTGTGCGGGGACAGTCAAGAAGGGGCTTGCGAGATTTCCGGAATATCGATGAGTAAGTACGAGTGA
- a CDS encoding predicted protein → MEEFDRVSNRVTLVGGMGAIAGVAIGMYKGHPLPRTSGLTVVSCALAGTACFGAERFVSLAGNRLLGLDRTLGHWERTFFSHVVGGSIGGALLGALYMRRPIRGVVFFTPVMMVVALGEVLFEDLKNDKLESAMRNESGLP, encoded by the coding sequence ATGGAAGAATTTGATAGAGTGAGTAATCGTGTTACACTGGTCGGCGGAATGGGTGCAATTGCCGGAGTTGCGATCGGCATGTACAAAGGCCACCCCCTTCCACGGACTTCCGGTTTAACGGTTGTATCATGTGCACTTGCGGGCACCGCTTGTTTTGGTGCCGAACGATTCGTATCGTTAGCCGGAAATCGTTTACTAGGCCTCGACCGAACGCTAGGCCACTGGGAACGGACTTTCTTTTCGCATGTAGTGGGCGGGTCCATCGGGGGAGCTTTGCTTGGAGCGCTGTACATGAGACGACCAATACGCGGGGTAGTATTCTTTACTCCAGTGATGATGGTAGTGGCTCTTGGAGAAGTGCTCtttgaagacctgaagaacGACAAATTAGAGAGTGCAATGAGAAACGAGTCTGGTCTCCCGTAA
- a CDS encoding predicted protein, which produces MTSGTLPLNTYHRASQIGSGTFGSVVTVYNEEGNQFALKIFLKEDEDDEERSEILNLGAMREISILRLLRHENAHPNIIAMVDVQPGFCDDDTTGAGTAGCLGMTLPLYPLGSLELAISKRLLCTREMKIKVVHGLLSAVTYLHDNGIIHRDIKSDNILLEEDGDSYRPVLIDFSLAKIVSSVEIDDSVKHTGEVGTVTYTAPEIVAGELYGAKSDIWSAGVVILELL; this is translated from the exons ATGACTTCCGGTACACTCCCGCTGAACACCTACCACCGTGCCTCTCAGATTGGGTCGGGAACCTTCGGTTCGGTTGTAACGGTATACAACGAAGAAGGCAACCAATTTGCCCTCAAAATTTTTCtcaaagaagatgaagacgatgaagaaagGAGCGAGATTCTGAATCTGGGGGCTATGCGAGAAATATCGATTCTAAGGCTATTGAGACACGAGAACGCTCATCCAAATATTATTGCGATGGTTGACGTGCAACCCGGGTtttgcgacgacgacaccactGGTGCAGGTACCGCGGGCTGTTTAGGTATGACGCTTCCACTTTATCCTCTCGGCAGTCTTGAGTTGGCTATATCTAAGAGACTACTATGTACGCGAGAAATGAAAATAAAAGTTGTACACGGTTTGCTCTCGGCCGTCACCTACCTACATGACAATGGTATTATTCACCGAGATATCAAAAGCGACAACATTCTtctcgaagaagatggcgaCAGCTACAGGCCCGTCTTGATCGACTTTTCGCTCGCCAAGATT GTTTCTTCCGTTGAAATTGACGACTCGGTGAAGCATACAGGAGAAGTAGGTACGGTGACCTACACAGCACCCGAGATCGTTGCCGGCGAATTGTACGGAGCTAAGTCTGATATTTGGAGTGCAGGTGTTGTCATTCTTGAATTACTC
- a CDS encoding predicted protein has translation MSHSVAGSSVDVSSSNSVASSGDASPTSGSRILNQSTPSSDASTVASVPSVEPQNPFEMSLNDTAVSASGAAEKTNQNTSSPARNGSNPPSPMHAHASHQTTRSHPSPVGTPVSTTPLREPHSPGYHQAQSSPPHAITGVGSLTVPTLSQSDQARSRIQQQLPGHLQTFPSPAQHGVREPVFDDDENTEPSSTNNTADQQHQEVGHGSSFIRFLENTRKRLSVANKDEDAEDPLEDEEGLDGALIYGYLQKMGRNGKWQTRWFESDGECLSYFKSKKRTKLLATLDLEKVGSICIDPQDPQGCSFTIQVLGRMYHLRANSKAATKDWVITLNRIKEAKMQQGHIHLVNPYEQQPQDLLDNHEEIVAPRVVVVANRERTRAVAETIDFDQLIRVDQNGENRELTYDNSKRRSTIGTVVLGRWTKRRSSLSRLSAKFSKWARSLKKYSCTESGTENVQLDRYVHPPGHDDIPKRRQPDSGPKLAADAESNPVSVSGWIGKETSRSGQAGSGSADVPQPTRAVRSMSQASDDVRMLS, from the exons ATGAGCCATTCGGTGGCTGGCTCCTCCGTGGATGTTTCGTCCTCGAATTCGGTGGCTTCTTCAGGTGACGCTTCTCCGACGTCCGGCTCTCGTATTTTGAATCAAAGCACTCCTTCCAGCGATGCTTCTACGGTGGCTTCAGTTCCCTCTGTAGAACCTCAAAATCCCTTTGAAATGTCGCTAAACGACACGGCAGTGTCTGCTTCCGGAGCCGCCGAAAAGACTAATCAAAATACGTCTTCTCCGGCTCGAAACGGTTCAAATCCTCCTTCTCCGATGCATGCTCATGCCTCTCACCAGACCACTCGCTCGCATCCTTCTCCGGTTGGAACTCCGGTTTCGACGACCCCGCTACGCGAACCACATTCGCCGGGCTATCATCAAGCGCAATCGTCTCCCCCTCACGCCATCACAGGAGTCGGCAGTTTGACGGTACCCACGTTGTCGCAATCGGATCAAGCGCGGTCTCGTATTCAACAGCAGTTGCCGGGTCATTTGCAGACTTTTCCTAGCCCTGCTCAGCACGGCGTGCGCGAGCCCGTATTTGATGATGATGAGAATACAGAACCGTCGTCCACCAACAATACTGCTGATCAGCAGCATCAGGAGGTTGGGCACGGCTCTTCTTTCATTCGCTTTCTGGAAAATACTCGTAAGCGCTTGAGTGTTGCCAACAAGGATGAAGATGCAGAAgatcctttggaagacgaggaaggCTTGGACGGTGCTTTGATCTATGGTTATTTGCAAAAAATGGGACGCAACGGCAAGTGGCAAACACGCTGGTTTGAATCGGATGGCGAGTGTTTGTCGTACTTCAAAAGCAAGAAACGTACAAAATTACTGGCCACGTTGGATCTAGAAAAG GTTGGATCGATTTGTATTGATCCACAAGATCCACAAGGTTGCTCGTTTACCATTCAAGTGTTGGGTCGAATGTATCATTTGCGTGCGAACAGCAAAGCCGCGACGAAGGACTGGGTAATTACACTGAACAGGAtcaaagaagccaagatGCAGCAAGGGCATATTCATCTTGTCAACCCTTACGAACAACAGCCGCAGGATCTCTTGGATAACCACGAAGAGATAGTCGCGCCTCGGGTTGTCGTGGTGGCCAATCGGGAACGGACACGCGCCGTTGCCGAGACCATCGATTTTGACCAGCTTATCCGTGTTGACCAGAATGGTGAGAATCGTGAGTTGACCTATGACAATTCTAAACGGCGTTCGACCATTGGAACTGTGGTTTTGGGGCGCTGGACAAAGCGTCGTTCGTCGCTTTCTCGCCTCAGTGCCAAGTTCTCCAAGTGGGCCCGTAGTCTGAAGAAGTACAGCTGTACCGAATCAGGTACAGAAAATGTGCAGCTCGATCGCTACGTTCATCCTCCTGGTCATGATGACATACCGAAGCGTCGACAGCCAGATTCTGGTCCAAAGCTCGCTGCGGACGCAGAGTCGAACCCTGTAAGCGTTTCAGGGTGGATTGGCAAGGAGACGTCCCGGTCAGGACAGGCTGGAAGCGGATCGGCAGATGTACCCCAACCAACACGTGCCGTCCGTAGCATGAGCCAAGCATCCGACGATGTTCGCATGCTATCGTAG
- a CDS encoding predicted protein, protein MGDTVSTLLFQPPAPSKLKEHKIVWLNTSRGSQIPAFFISYKTQRGAESCRSLSADELRDSQPENGITLLYSHANAEDLGSIYPWCKFLSKMLQVNIFAYDYTGYGMSHNQGPPSEKHCYADIESAYAFLRKDLRIPAQNIVLYGRSLGSGPSCHLAAQTALLHKENAEYGAHDGPVGGLILHAPFLSVFRVVADTGCTVYGDKFPNIDVLPMVKTPTILVHGTSDQIVPFHHSERLYD, encoded by the exons ATGGGAGATACCGTTAGCACGCTCTTATTTCAGCCACCTGCGCCGTCCAAGCTGAAAGAGCACAAGATCGTGTGGCTCAACACATCGCGTGGTTCCCAGATCCCTGCCTTTTTCATATCGTACAAGACGCAGAGGGGCGCAGAGAGCTGTAGGAGTTTATCCGCGGATGAATTGAGAGATTCTCAACCAGAGAACGGAATTACATTGCTATATTCTCACGCGAACGCGGAGGATTTGGGGTCTATATATCCATGGTGTAAATTTCTGAGCAAAATGCTGCAAGTCAATATATTTGCGTATGACTATACCGGTTACGGAATGTCGCACAATCAAG GCCCTCCTTCGGAAAAACACTGCTACGCCGATATTGAGTCTGCATACGCCTTTTTACGGAAAGACCTTAGAATCCCTGCGCAGAATATTGTTCTGTACGGACGCTCGCTTGGATCAGGTCCTTCATGCCACTTAGCTGCACAAACGGCTTTGCTACACAAAGAGAATGCTGAATATGGCGCACATGATGGACCCGTCGGAGGCCTCATTCTGCATGCCCCCTTTTTGTCTGTGTTCCGCGTTGTAGCAGATACTGGATGCACTGTGTACGGAGACAAGTTTCCGAACATCGATGTTTTACCTATGGTAAAAACACCCACCATTCTCGTACACGGTACCAGTGACCAAATTGTTCCTTTTCATCATTCGGAGCGGCTGTATGAC
- a CDS encoding predicted protein, translating to MYDEDNDDSYASVSQQLAILQAQKRDFRNLLSQIREAKDPQHIPSILARRMELLLNMSGEIGTAVCESILKETKAEQGEDAAAQTEEFIDIILSFAEDFVQETQKIDRQNKELLGMILKTLADKEKGAKDREEALDALLAAEKDKFTPGFLRHIEGECDRIASAPKMTPESIRLLEILRLIQTRVLEELGKDLGEAAQVLGQLIGYESKVERLAVLEAGLTVRGPDFARELLELTEEALEGFQRVPHGSDQNLVKCVTEIDERTRKFLGFQ from the coding sequence ATGTATGATGAAGACAACGATGATTCGTACGCTTCTGTGTCACAGCAACTAGCTATTTTGCAAGCGCAAAAGAGGGACTTCAGGAATCTGTTGTCCCAAATAAGGGAAGCGAAGGACCCACAGCATATACCATCAATTCTTGCTCGGAGAATGGAGCTGCTGCTCAATATGTCCGGTGAAATCGGAACCGCTGTTTGCGAATCAATTTTGAAAGAGACGAAAGCAGAACAAGGGGAAGATGCTGCTGCCCAAACAGAGGAATTTATTGATATTATTTTGTCATTTGCCGAGGATTTTGTGCAGGAGACGCAAAAAATTGACCGCCAGAACAAAGAATTACTTGGAATGATACTAAAAACCCTTGCAGATAAAGAGAAAGGGGCTAAAGATCGCGAAGAAGCTCTCGATGCGTTGCTTGCGGCCGAAAAAGACAAATTCACCCCCGGTTTTTTGAGGCATATTGAAGGAGAATGTGATCGTATTGCAAGCGCGCCCAAGATGACCCCTGAGTCTATACGTCTTCTGGAAATCCTAAGACTGATTCAAACCAGAGTACTGGAGGAACTTGGAAAAGATCTAGGCGAAGCCGCACAGGTTTTAGGTCAGCTCATTGGTTACGAAAGCAAGGTCGAGCGACTTGCGGTGCTGGAAGCGGGTTTAACAGTGAGAGGCCCAGACTTTGCAAGGGAGCTTCTTGAGCTAACTGAAGAAGCGCTGGAAGGTTTTCAGCGAGTCCCGCACGGATCGGATCAAAACCTTGTGAAGTGTGTGACAGAGATTGATGAGCGGACTCGTAAATTTTTAGGATTTCAATGA